The following coding sequences lie in one Frigoribacterium sp. SL97 genomic window:
- a CDS encoding formate/nitrite transporter family protein has protein sequence MSERRRRELGESDEPLEDELDESFDATVEEGAERLHRTLRTTLITGFFGGLEVGLGIMAMLAVLTETGSHLLAGLAFSIGFLALLLAHSELFTENFLLPIAALAAKEGTFLQLLKLWGATLVANLAGGWIFMWLVVQAFPEWHTTLDESAHHFVDAPFSLQTVILAVLGGSTITLMTRMQHGTTSEPAKIAAAVAGAFLLAGLQLFHSILDSLLIFGAIQAGSDVSYAQWAGWFGYTLLFNILGGLVLVTSLRLLRTKELFSKARDENE, from the coding sequence ATGAGCGAACGACGTCGGCGAGAACTGGGCGAGTCGGACGAACCCCTCGAGGACGAACTCGACGAATCGTTCGACGCGACGGTGGAAGAAGGCGCCGAACGCCTGCACCGCACGCTCCGCACCACGCTCATCACGGGCTTCTTCGGAGGACTCGAGGTCGGCCTGGGGATCATGGCGATGCTCGCCGTGCTGACCGAGACGGGCAGCCACCTGCTCGCGGGCCTGGCGTTCAGCATCGGGTTCCTCGCCCTGCTCCTGGCGCACTCGGAGCTCTTCACCGAGAACTTCCTCCTGCCGATCGCCGCACTCGCGGCGAAGGAGGGCACGTTCCTGCAACTCCTCAAGCTCTGGGGCGCCACGTTGGTCGCCAACCTCGCCGGCGGGTGGATCTTCATGTGGCTCGTCGTCCAGGCCTTCCCCGAATGGCACACGACCCTCGACGAGTCGGCTCACCACTTCGTGGACGCTCCGTTCTCCCTGCAGACCGTGATCCTGGCCGTCCTGGGTGGCAGCACGATCACGCTGATGACCCGCATGCAGCACGGAACCACCTCCGAGCCCGCGAAGATCGCGGCTGCCGTCGCCGGGGCGTTCCTCCTGGCCGGTCTGCAGCTGTTCCACTCGATCCTCGACTCGCTCCTCATCTTCGGGGCCATCCAGGCGGGCAGCGACGTCAGCTACGCCCAGTGGGCGGGGTGGTTCGGCTACACGTTGCTCTTCAACATCCTCGGCGGGCTCGTCCTCGTCACCTCCCTGAGGCTGCTCCGCACGAAGGAGCTCTTCTCGAAGGCGCGGGACGAGAACGAGTAG